The proteins below are encoded in one region of Scomber japonicus isolate fScoJap1 chromosome 2, fScoJap1.pri, whole genome shotgun sequence:
- the LOC128371398 gene encoding uncharacterized protein LOC128371398, with amino-acid sequence MSSMEIIFLSIAFLLGGLSDMKTEAMSVTGELGVAIEIRCSHSNAFTNVKYFCNNTCSNEDILISSKKRDSNGKYSIRDDGNTFFVTISKLTMDDSGIYWCGIERALWDTYSEVILTVKKVDKKEPDDDTSPSTTPELIHTKSSKMLVYMGAGLGVVMLALAIILLMFFRYRNRDISTSSGKDQDTVYAAPFIQEQPPHTHINTSSSTANEGQETDSKDHSINLSAVQHKDHSRDHTCNTYSNIAVSSESQIQPDSVFYSTVSFNKVTDSSTVTPHTATITYSTIRHQSTDESTVYSNF; translated from the exons ATGAGCAGCATGGAGATCATTTTCCTCAGTATAGCATTTCTTCTGGGAG GGTTATCCGACATGAAGACCGAGGCTATGTCAGTTACTGGAGAGTTGGGGGTGGCGATCGAAATCAGATGCTCTCACTCAAATGCATTTACCAATGTCAAATATTTCTGCAACAATACATGTAGTAATGAGGACATCCTAATAAGCAGCAAAAAGAGGGattcaaatggaaaatacagCATTAGAGATGATGGAAACACCTTCTTTGTGACCATCTCTAAACTGACAATGGATGATTCTGGAATTTACTGGTGTGGAATAGAGAGAGCTCTTTGGGACACATACAGTGAAGTCATCCTCACAGTCAAAAAGG TGGACAAAAAGGAGCCTGATGATGACACATCACCATCAACCACACCTGAGTTAATTCATACAAAATCATCTA AGATGCTGGTGTATATGGGAGCAGGGCTTGGTGTCGTTATGTTAGCTCTGGCGATCATCCTCCTAATGTTCTTCAGATATCGAAACAGAGACATCAGCACATCTTCAG GAAAGGATCAAGACACAGTTTATGCAGCACCATTCATTCAGGAacaacctccacacacacatatcaacaCTTCCTCTTCAACAGCCAATGAAGGTCAAGAAACAGACAGCAAGGATCACAGCATCAACTTGTCGGCTGTTCAGCACAAAGATCACAGCAGAGATCACACATGCAATACTTACTCCAACATCGCAGTCTCCTCAGAGTCTCAGATCCAACCAGACAGTGTCTTTTACTCCACTGTGAGCTTCAACAAGGTCACAGACAGCAGCACTGTCACACCTCACACTGCAACGATCACATACTCCACCATCAGACACCAATCAACAGATGAGTCAACAGTCTACTCCAACTTTTGA